A window of Leptospira bourretii genomic DNA:
GAGATGATGCGATGGTTTGTCTCTGCAAACAGAGGGAAGGTGAAAAGAGAAAGGGATAAAACAAGAATTCCCTTTGCGATGGTTGTTTGGAATTGATTCATGGGCCCAGGATTGGAGGGAAGATCCATCTGTCAATCATAAACGAGAATGAGACTCAATATAAGAATTGACAAGAATCGGGCAAAAAAGAATTTGAGAATCAGAATCAATTAAAAACGGGAGAGCACCTATGAACAAGCTCAAAAAATTCCTAACTTTAACCTTGGCTTCTTGCCTTGCTTTGACCTTCATTTCCTGCGAACAGGAAGAGAATGCTGATAATAATACTACCTTTTTGGGACTCTTAACAGTTTCACAAGCAATGGCAGATGCGACAAAACGCTGCGAGACTGTAATCGATGGTACTTACACTTCTGGCACTTATGCTGCTTTGTGTACGCCGACGGCAGGGCAGGGACGTTTCTTTCGTATCGAAGGAATGAAGGCTTTAGGAGAGAATGGGTATTTTTATTTGTTTCTCGGTTATTCAGCAGCACCAACAAGTGCAACACCTGCAGCAACAGGCCAGTACTCATTTGTTGCAGGGAAGTCGGTATCAAGTCCAAATCCCTATGTTTGGTTTCGAAATTTAGAATATGGAAACTACCAAGGTGGACAGGCGGCGAGTGGTGCAAATCCAACTAACTTCAGTTTTTCGACAGATCAAGAGCTATGTGTGAGTTTCTCTGGAACTACAACAGCACCCACAACTTACCTTTGGGTAACTGGTGTCAGTGGTGCAAACTGTAAACTAACAAATACACTTCAGAAAGAAAATGCGGTGATAAATTATTCTGCATGGCCTTCTTCTGGGAACGTGATTCCCGCTGGAACCCAAGCATACTTCCGTTTCTCAAATGTTACATTGTTAACTGGAGCTAAAATTGTTGTTTCTTCGGAAAGCATCCTATAACGAAAAGAACCGGTTGCCGAACAAAATTCGGCAACTAACAAAAAGTGAGTTTTTATGAATCAAATAATACAATTGGTGAAACGAATTACGGTTTTTGGGTACTTCGTCTTTTTTAATATTTTTTTAATAAATTGTTCGATGAAACCAAAGGCAGAAGATGATTCTGCTGCTCTTTTGTTTCTTCTTACAGGCGGGAATTCTAACAACTCGTCCTGTAGTATTCCGGCAAACGCTGTGAATACTACAGGATCTTACAGTACTATTGTGAATGCATCTTCAGCATGTGCCTGGGTATATGTTAGCTTAAAGTCAGAGGGAGTGCTTGTTGATTCTTCTGCACAATGGGACCTTGCTTTCAAAAGATATAATATAGAAACCAATAGTGGCACAAGTGGCTCAGGAAGTGGGGGAGCTTGTGATTCAGGATCAACAAATTTTTCCGCTACATTTAATGGTTCTGAATGTACGGCAGTGGTAGATGTAAAGTTATCCTCTGCTGGAGGAGGCCCTGTGTCTGCTTCTTCGGAAAGTATTAACCCGGTTATGGCTGCACCACTTGATTTAACTCCAATGCCTGCAGGTTATGGCACTTGGTATACCTATGCAGATACAATTTTGACAGCAAAATCAAAAGTATATATCGTTACAGGTAGTGAAGGTTCTAAATATGCAATACAAATGTTGGATTATTATAGTGTAGCTGGCACCTCTGGGTATCCAAAATTTCGTTGGAAGAAGTTATGATCCTTTTTTGCGAATTGGTGTTTGGTGCTGATGATGTCTCAATTTATCTGTAATCAAAAGTCCAACAAAAGAGATTTCGTGTGTTTTTGTTGGATAGCTCTTTTACTTATGATCGTGCAGTTTGATTTATTCTCACAAACGGTTACACCCAAGGAAGGTGCAGAGAATCCTGGGCCTGCAATCAACAAGGAGACCACCAAACAACAAAAACATGAAGAGTCTGGGGTCCAGCCAAATGAGGTGAACGGGGATCGATCAAATATAATCACTGTCACTGGGACGAGGCGTAGGAATTTGCTTAAAGATTCGACGATCACGACAGAAGTGATTACTCGAAAAGATATTGATGCGATGGGAGCAAGAGATTTATCTCAAACTTTGGGGAATGTTCCTGGAATTGAAGTGAGACCAGCACAAACGGGTGAAAGGGGACAAACTGTTCGATTGCAAGGGTTATCTGCGCAAAACGTATTGATACTGGTGGATGGACAAAGAACAACCGGAAGGTTTAGTGGCTCAATTGATTTAACAAGATTTAAAGCAGAGGACATCGAACGAATTGAAATTGTAAAAGGTGCGTCTTCTGCCATATATGGATCCGATGCGATTGCTGGTGTCATTAATATCATCACTAAGGAAGCACAAGATCCATTGTACGCAGAGTTTCGAACTTTAGGTGGATCTGGCAGTGAAAAATACTATGGCCCGTATACGGAATTTCGAAATTATGCGTCTGTTGGTGCAAAAACTGACAAACTATCAACCTTGATCACAGTGGGTTGGCATAAAGGGGAAGGATATGATTTAACACCTGATGCTACTCCGGGACCAAGGAACGGTCGTTATGCCTCACTAGCCCCAGGTTACAATCCGTATCCTGCAAATACGTCTATTGTTAATTCCTATTTATTTGCTACAAGATTACCTGGTTATACTCCTCCTCTTGAATCTACATCTGGCAGTGCCTTTAATGATATGAACCTATCGAATAAAACTGTTTATCATGCAACGGATAACTTAACTTTGACAGGTCAGTTTTATTATCGACATTTAGACCAGTCGGCGGTGGATGCATCACCACCTCGAACTGTATATGATCGCAGAAATAGAACTCATGATTTTATGGGTGCATTTAATGTAGATTGGGTTGCAAACAAAAAGATAAATGTAAATCTTAATGCTAACTATTCTAGGTTTCAGGATTTATATACAACGGACCAAAGAAAAGCGGACGATTTAGATTCACA
This region includes:
- a CDS encoding HmuY family protein, translated to MNQIIQLVKRITVFGYFVFFNIFLINCSMKPKAEDDSAALLFLLTGGNSNNSSCSIPANAVNTTGSYSTIVNASSACAWVYVSLKSEGVLVDSSAQWDLAFKRYNIETNSGTSGSGSGGACDSGSTNFSATFNGSECTAVVDVKLSSAGGGPVSASSESINPVMAAPLDLTPMPAGYGTWYTYADTILTAKSKVYIVTGSEGSKYAIQMLDYYSVAGTSGYPKFRWKKL